The sequence CGGCCGCAAAAACCGCGCTGGTCAGCCTTTGGCAGGCCTGGAACACTGATGGCGATATGGCACATGGCTGGAAAATGGTACTGGAGCATTGGCCAGAATTGACCGTTCATGCTGAAAACTGGTGTCTGGAACAAGGCTCGCAGCCCGATCTTGCGACGGCGCTGGTACAGTTTTATGTAAATTGGATATGATACGCGACCTTGATTTTTGTAAATCCCATCCAAATTTCGGATATACGCAATGAAAACTGGTAAAGAACTGAAACCCGGTACAGTGATCCGTCTCGAAAACGACCCTTGGCTGGTTCAGAAAGCTGAGTTCACCAAGTCTGGTCGTAACAGCGCCATCATGAAGACCAAGCTGAAGAACCTGCTGACCGGTTACAAGACCGAGATCGTCTACAGCGCCGATGACAAACTGGACGACGTGATCCTCGACCGCAAAGAAGCGACCCTGTCCTTCATCAGCGGCGACACCTACACGTTCATGGACACCACCGACTACACCATGTACGAGCTGAACGCTGAAGATATCGAAGCCGTTCTGCCGTTTGTGGAAGAAGGCATGACTGACGTCTGCGAAGCGATCTTCTTCGAAGACCGCCTGGTTTCCGTAGAGCTGCCGACCACCATCGTACGTACAATTGACTACACCGAAGGTTCCGCTCGCGGTGACACTTCGGGCAAGGTGATGAAGCCTGCCAAACTGAAAAACGGTACTGAACTGCAAGTTGCAGATTTCATCGAAATCGGTGACGACATCGAGATCGACACCCGTGAAGGTGGTTCGTACAAAGGTCGCGCCAAGAAGTAATTCTGGCGACACCGATACGAAAAAAAGCCCGACCATGAGTCGGGCTTTTTTGTGCGCGTCAGTTTTTACTTCGGGTGTGAGGGGTATCACACGATGACGTGCAGGCGTACATCGACGTTGCCACGGGTGGCGTTGGAGTAGGGGCAAACCTGGTGGGCAGCATCGACCAGGCTTTGTGCCTCATCCTGGGCCAGGCCTGGCAGGCTCACGTGCAAGTCGATGTCCAGGCCGAAACCGCCGGGGACCTGACCGATACCGACGTGGGCGGTGATCGAAGCGTCACCCGGGATTTTGCGTTTGGTCTGGCTGGCGACGAATTTCAGGGCGCCGATGAAGCAGGCGGAGTAACCGGCAGCGAACAGTTGCTCTGGGTTGGTGGCCTGGCCACCGGCACCACCCAGTTCTTTTGGGGTGGAGAGTTTGACATCAAGGATGTTGTCGCTGGAAACGGCACGACCATCACGGCCGCCGGTGGCGGTGGCTACTGCGGTATAGAGCGTTTGCATGATGTATTCCTCGTTGATTGCGCGATAAAAGTTTGCGCGCTAAGTAAGTGGCAATGTGAATGTATCGCGCAAATATTTTGCGCACAAGATAAATTGAAAAAAATTTGCATTCTGTAGGCACGAGCTTGCTCGCACCTACAGGGGCCGGGGTTACATGCTGGCCTGCAAATTGCCCCGTAACGCCAGCAAATCAATCTGCAGCTTGCGCAACTGCTCAATGTCCATCCCGCTGGCGCCGAGGATGCACTGAGGAATATCCATGGCCTTGTCCCGAAGGGCGCGCCCGGTGTCGGTCAGTTCAACCACTACCACCCGTTCATCTTCCCGGCTGCGGGTACGGCTCAACAGACCTTCCACTTCAAGTCGTTTGAGCAGCGGTGTCAGGGATCCCGGATCGGTCAGCAGGCGGCTGCTGATCTCGCCCACGGTCAAGCCGTCCTCTTCCCACAGCACCATCATCGCCAGGTACTGCGGATAGGTCAGGCCAAGGGCTTGCAGCAAGGGCTTGTACACTTTGGTCATCAATAACGACGTGGAGTGCAGGGCGAAGCACAGTTGATTGTTGAGCAGTAAGGATTCACAGGTGTCGGGGAGGGTAGTCATGGCAATGCCTTAAAACGTGTATGACCAAGAATCTAGCGGGCAAACCTTTAACGCGCCAGATAATTCTGTCCGGGTGCTCAGGCCAAGCCGCTCTGCAAGGCCAGATCCCACGGCGGGACAGGGCTGAAGCGTGCCTTGAGGTATTCCAGCAGTAACCGGCTGCGGGCGTTGGCGTGCTGTTCCAGGCGCAGCGCATAAATCCCGGCAGTTTCCGGGGTAGGCAGGCCGTTTTCGCAGAACAATGGCACCAATTCCCCACGCACCAGGTACTCACTGGCCAGCCAAGTTGGCAAGTGCGCAATACCCAGCCCTGCCAGGGCACCCGAAAGCAAAGCTTCGGCATTGTTGGCGCTCAGGCGGATACGTTGTGGTCGATAGGTGGTCTTGCGGCCGTCCAGCTCGAAGCGCCAGGCAAATAGCGGAGCCAGGCCCTCCCAATCCAGCCCGTCATGTTCGCTCAACTCTCGGGGATGAGTCGGCGTGCCGCGCTTTTTCAGATAGGCCGGGCTGGCGCAGGCGATGCGTACGATGCTGGCCAAGGGCGTGGCGATCAACCGGGTATCGACGATGTGCCCGGCACGCAAGACCAGGTCGACCTTGCCCAAATGCGCGCCCTGCATATCGACGAAGCTGTCGATCAGGTGCAGGTGCACATCCAGGCCGGGGTAGACGTTGAGGAAGTCGGCGATCACCGGCGCCAGGTGTCGTCGACCAAAAGCCGCCGGGGCGTCTACACGGATCAAGCCTTCCGGCGCATGACTCAACGACACTGCTTCTGCGCGCGCCAATTGCAACTCGCTGACGATCCGCCGCGCCCGCTCGGCAAAGGCCAACCCAGCCGGCGTTGGTACCACGGCGTGGGTGCTGCGCAAAAACAGGCGGCTGCCCACCGAAGTCTCCAGGCTGTCGATCCGGCGGGCGACGGCGGAAGGCGTCAGTGGATGACGTCGAGCCGTTGCGGAAAAGCTTCCCGTCTCAAGCACGTCAAGAAACAGGCTTAACTGATCGGTCAGGGTATTGGGATTCATGGCAGCGCTGCTTGTGCGAAATCGGCATAGCCATTGTGCGTTGCTATGCGTTTCCACGCCAGAGTGGACTGAGTAGCATGCAAGACACTGGATTGCGAAGGAGCAAGTGGTGGCGGATTTAGCAATGTATTGGCTGCTGGGCGCGCTATTAGGCACGGTCGGTGGCTTGTTTGGTATTGGGGGCGGACTGATCGCCATCCCGGTGCTGGGAGTACTGTTTGGCCTGGATCAACAAATCGCCCAAGGCACGGCGCTGGTGATGGTCGTACCCAATGTGATGCTCGCGTTGTGGCGCTACCATCAGCGCAACCGGATTGAACTGCGTCATGCGCTACCGCTGGGTGTGATGGGGTTCTGCTTTGCCTGGCTGGGGTCGATCTGGGCGGTGGGCATTGATGCGGGCGTAATGCGAGTCGGCTTTATTGCCTTCTTGCTGGCGTTGTCGGCCTACAACCTGCTGCGCATGTTCACCGGCAATGCGCCGCCGTCGGCGCAGATGCGTTATTCGTGGCCGTGGCTCGGCGTGTTGGGCGCTGCTTCCGGATCCATGGGCGGCTTGTTCGGCGTGGGTGGCGCGGTGGTTGCGACGCCGGTATTGACCAGCATCTTCGGTACCAGCCAGGTGGTTGCCCAGGGTTTGTCGCTGGCATTGGCCCTGCCCAGTACCAGTGTGACCCTGGTGACCTACGCCTACCACCATGAGGTGGACTGGGCGATCGGTATACCGTTGGCAGTTGGCGGCCTGCTCAGCATCAGTTGGGGCGTAAAGGTTGCCCATGCCATGCCCGAACGCATGCTACGCGGCCTGTTTTGCGGCTTTCTGGTGATCTGCGCGGTGATGCTGACCTTTAAAGTTTGAAGCCTTCGATGATGTACTCGGCCAGGCATTCGGTGATCGGGGAGGTCGTGCGCGCATTACGCAACAGCCGCAGATTGACTGATGGCAAAGGCGGGAATCCCTCGCTTGCGCCCAATATCCGCAGGTCTTCGGTCACCAGGCTTTCCATGGTGACCGTGACCGCCAGGCCGGCACCCACCACCGCCTGGATCGCGGCGCCGTTTGAGCTGTGATAGGCCAAGCGATATTCGCGCCCAGCTGCATCCAGCGCCGCGCGCGTCCATTGGGTGCAAAAGCCATCCATGCCGGAAACGGCTAGGGGAAGCGTGGTGTGTTCATCCACGCAGAAGCAGGGCGCGGCGACCCAGACCATGCGTTCATGGCGAAGCAATTCGCCGATTTCATTACCCGGTTCGCGGCTGACGACGGTCAGGTCCAGGTCTCGGCGTTGCATCAGTACCGTTGACGACTCGCAATGCATTTCAATCTGGATCAGTGGGTAAGCCTTGGAAAAGCGCTTGAGGATGCCCGGCAAAAACCGCATCACGTAGTCATCGGGTGTACCGATGCGCACCAGCCCGACCATGTGCGGCTCGCGCAGGGTGTTGAACACCTCGCTGTGCAATTTCAGGATCCTGCGGGCATAGCCCAGTAGCACCTGCCCCTCTGGCGTCAACCTGACCTGGCGACCATCGCGCTCGAACAGCTTGCGCTGCAGCACATCTTCCTCCAGGCGTTTCATTTGCATGCTCACCGCGGACTGGGTGCGGTTGACCTGCTCGCCCGCGCGAGTAAATCCGCCCTGATCAGCGATGGCGACGAAGGTGCGCAGCACTTCGGTGTCGATACTCGGGTAGCTGGACAATCGATCAATCTCCGAGATGTATTGCATAAGAAACATTCGTTGGATTGATCATAGACCCAAGCACAGACTTCAGTCATCCCCACTGGAGGGCGAGATGATGAAAGGTCAAAAAGGTTATGTGTTGATGGTGAAGCAGCCATTTCGTGGTCTGTTTCAGAGGATGGCGCGTTGGCAGACGCTGCGCCGCGAGCGCGTGGAATTGGCCGGCATGAGCGACGATGCGCTAAAGGATATCGGCCTGAGCCGCGCCGATGTCGAGTTGGAAAGCCACCGTCACTTCTGGGAAGACCCGCTGCGAAAATGACGTGGGTGTGCCTACACAACGCGGGATGCAGTAGGGTAGTTTGTGAGCATACAAGGAGATGCACATGCCCGCAGAACTGTCCTTTTCCCTCAAGCAAGCCCGGCGACTGGCGCTGGCGGCCCAAGGCTTTTCCGGGCGCCAGCCGCCTGCGCTGATCAAGGCTGCGCAAGTCAATCGCCTGATCGAGCGCCTGGGCGTGCTGCAGATTGACTCGGTCAATGCCGTGGTGCGTTCCCATTACCTGCCGCTGTTCTCTCGTCTGGGCAACTATTCCCCTTCCATTCTTGAGCAAGCTGCCTGGAGTCAGGGGCGACGGCGCTCGCTGTTTGAGTATTGGGGGCATGAGGCCTCACTGCTGCCGATGGCACTTTATCCATTGATGCGTTGGCGCATGGCGAGGGCTGAGCAGGGCGAAGGGATTTATCAGCAAATGGCGCGCTTTGGGCGTGAGCAACAAGCCACCATTCGCCGGGTTCTGGCCATCGTCGAGCAGCAGGGTGCTTTGGCTGCCGGCAGTTTGTCGACGCGTGAAGAGCGCGCGGGCCCGTGGTGGGACTGGAGCGATGAAAAGCACGCCTTGGAGTGGTTGTTCGCGGCGGGTTTGGTGACTGTCGCCGGGCGTCGTGGATTTGAGCGGCTTTATGATCTGCCCGAGCGTGTGATTCCTGCCCAGATTCTCCAGCAGGCGCCCTTGAGCGAGGCTGAGGCGCAACGCGGTTTGTTGTTGCAGGCGGCGAGTGCGTTGGGTGTGGGCACTGAAAAAGACCTGCGCGATTACTTTCGCCTGGAGCCTGCTGACAGCCGCGCGCGGTTGGCAGAGTTGGTGGAGGAGGGGTTATTGGTTCCGTGTCAGGTCCAGGGTTGGAAGCAATTGGCCTATTGCGCGCCTGAGCCGAAAGTCCCGCGCAAAGTGCCCGCCAGCGCATTGTTGTCACCCTTTGATTCGCTGATCTGGGAGCGCAGCCGCACCGAGCGCCTGTTCGATTTCCGTTATCGGCTGGAGATCTACACCCCACAGCACAAGCGGGTGTATGGCTATTACGTACTGCCGTTTCTGCACAATGAACGAATTGCCGCACGGGTCGACCTGCGGGCCGAGCGCGCCGCCGGGCGGTTGGCGGTGCATGCGGTGCACGAAGAGGAGCCGGGGTTGGATGAGGAAGGGATGCTGGCGTTGGCCTTGAATCTGCGGCAGATGGCCGACTGGCTGGGGCTTGAGCGGATACAGCTCAATTGCCAGCGGGTCAGTGCGGCGCGGTTGCGAGTGGCGATGGGGATTGGCGTTTAGCGCTTTCTGTGGCGAGGGGGCTTGCCCCCGTTGGGCTGCGTAGCAGCCCCAATAAGGCCGCTACATTTCTTCAGATAAAACCCAGTGTCTGTTTTTAGGGCTGCTACGCAACCCAACGGGGGCAAGCCCCCTCGCCACAGGGTATCCATCAGGCAATAAATAGCTTCAACGTTTCACTTGTTTTAACGTCTCCGCAATCAAAAACGCCAATTCCAGCGACTGATCGGCGTTCATCCGTGGGTCGCAATGGGTGTGGTAGCGGTCTGACAAACCATCTTCGGTAATCGGCCGCGCGCCACCGATGCACTCAGTCACATTCTGCCCGGTCATCTCGATGTGAATCCCACCGGCGTAGGTGCCTTCTGCTTGATGCACCTGGAAGAACTCCTTCACCTCGCTGAGGATCTGCGCGAAGTCGCGGGTCTTGTAGCCGCTGCTGGCCTTGATGGTGTTGCCGTGCATCGGGTCGGAACTCCACAGCACCTGCTTGCCTTCGCGCTGTACGGCGCGGATCAGGTTGGGCAGGTGATCGCCGACCTTGTTGGCGCCCATGCGCGCGATCAGGTTGAGACGGCCCGGATCGTTGTCCGGGTTGAGAATGTCGATCAGGCGAATCAGGTCCTCCGGCTTCATACTCGGGCCGACCTTGACCCCGATCGGGTTGTTCACCCCGCGCAGGAACTCGACGTGGGCACCCTCTAACTGACGGGTGCGATCGCCAATCCACAGCATGTGGGCCGAACAGTCGTAGTAGTCGTTGGTCAGGCTGTCACGGCGCACGAACGCTTGCTCAAAGTTGAGCAGCAAGGCTTCGTGGGCGGTGAAGAAGCTGGTCTCGCGCAGCTGCGGCGAACTGTCCATACCGCAGGCACGCATGAAAGCCAGGGTTTCATCGATGCGGTCGGCCAGTTGGCTATATTTTTCGGCCAGGGCGGAGTTGGCGATAAAGTCCAGGTTCCACTTGTGCACTTGGTGCAGGTCGGCAAAACCGCCCTGGGCAAAGGCCCGCAGCAGGTTCAGGGTGGCGGTGGACTGGTGGTAGGACTGCAACAGACGCTCAGGATCCGGCCCCCGGCTTTTTTCGTCGAAGCCAATACCGTTAACGATGTCGCCCCGGTAAGCCGGCAGGGTCACGCCGTCGATGATCTCATCATTGGCCGAACGCGGCTTGGCGAACTGCCCCGCCATGCGCCCGACTTTGACCACCGGGCAACCGGCGGCGAAGGTCATGACGACGGCCATCTGCAGCAGCACCTTGAAGGTGTCGCGGATTTTCGCCGCCGAAAACTCGGCAAAGCTCTCTGCGCAATCGCCGCCTTGCAGAAGGAAGGCGCGACCATTACTCACCTCGGCAAACTGACGGCGCAACTCGCGGGCTTCCCCGGCGAAAACCAGGGGCGGATAACTGGCCAGGGTCTGCTCGACCCGCAACAAGTGCGCAGCGTCAGGGTACTGGGGTTGCTGCTGGATCGGCAGGGCACGCCAGCTATCGGGGCTCCAGGGTTGGCTCATCATGAACTCAAGTGATTTATAGTCGGAGAGCCATGTTATCAGCAATTAGTGCGTGACCTGCTGCGGTCGGTTCGCCGACAATCGCGCCTTTCCCGCTTGGGAACAGGCGGCTGGACCTTGTTGGTGGACGTTAGGAGTAGTCATGACTGAGGAGCGCGTCGAGCGCCTGCTGGCCGAGGTCCATGATGACTTCGGCATGATCCGTGTGCTGGAAGTGGCCGATTACCGCTTTCTTGAGTTTGGCGACGCCATCGAGCAGAGCTGCGTGTTTACCGCTGATCCGAGCTGGTTGGAGTATGACTACACCCGTGCCATGCTCATTGGTGCGTTGTGCCATGAGCAGCCGGAAAGCGCGCTGTTCCTCGGGTTGGGTGCTGGTACCTTGACCCAGGCCTGCCTCAAGTTCCTGCCCCTGGAAGATGTCGAAGCCATTGAGCTGCGTCCCGATGTGCCGCGCCTGGCCATCGAGTTCCTGGGGTTGGATGATGATCCGCGTTTGTATATCCGTGTCGGCGACGCTCTGCAGTTGCTGGAAACGGCAGAGCCTGCGGACCTGATTTTTGTCGACCTTTATACCGACGTGGGTCCGGGTGTCGGTCACCTGGCCTGGACCTTCCTGGAAAACTGCCAGAAAAAGCTCAACCCTGGCGGCTGGCTGGTGATTAATCAGTGGGCGACCGATGATGGCAAACCGTTGGGCGCGGCCTTGTTACGCGGTTTGTATCACCGGCATTACTGGGAATTGCCGGTGAAGGAGGGCAATGTGATCCTGATTGTGCCGGCGGACCTGGATCAGGAACTCGATCTGGCAGCACTGTCCGCCCGGGCAGAGGACCTTGCACCACGATTGGGGTATTCGCTGCAATCGTTGATCAAGGCGATTCGGCCGGCAACTTGAGGCGCGGTGTCAAAGCCCTTTGAATACACCGGGCCGCTTTTCAATCATGGCCCGAACACCTTCCTTGGCGTCTTCACTGTTCAGCAGTTTCTCCACCAGCACTGGCAAACCGGCTGCGGCGGCTGTTTCACCTTCGATTCGGGCCTGGCGTGCCGACATCAAGGTTGCCTGCACGCCCAGCGGTGCCTGCCGGGCAATGCGGTTGGCCAGCTCCAGCGCGCGAGGTAGCAGGTCTTCACTGGCCATCACTTCTTGCACCAGGCCCAATCGCAGTGCTTCGTGAGCATCAAACTCATCACCGGTGAGCAGCCAGCGCATAGCATTGCCCCAACCGGCAATCTGATGAAAGCGCAGGGTTGCGCCGCCAAACGGAAAGATCCCGCGCTGCACTTCCATCTGCGCGAAGCGAGTATTGCTGGCGCACAGGTTGATATCCGCCGCCAGCATCAGTTCGATTCCGATGGTCAGGCAATAGCCCTGAGCCGCGACAATCACCGGTTTACTGACCCTGGGGCCTGCGAACACGCCCCAGGGATCGCAACCTCCCAGCGGCGGTTGCCAGCCCTGGGCCATCGTCTGTCCGACGCTTGCCAGGTCCAGTCCGGCGGTAAAGTGATCGCCGTGGCCAAAGACAACGGCCACCCGCGCGTCATCATTACGATCAAATTCGCCATAGGCCAGGCTCAGTTCGTTGAGCAGCTCCAGGTCAAAGGCATTGCGTTTGGCCACCCGGTCCAGCCCCAGTAACAGGACATGGCCTTGCTGTTCACGGCTGACACGGCTGCTGCTGGCTTGATTCATGGGGTGTGTCCTCGGGCGCAAAGGGGGCGTTCGGACCGAAGGGCCCGCAGCGAAAGGTGAACCGTTTAAGTGTCATGACCAACAGGGCCGGGCCTTTGAAAAATAGACGTTGCTATCAGGATGTGCAAAGCCTTTGATACAGAGCTGTTTATCGGGTCTTTCCGATAAAAAAAGCTCCCTTTTTCAGCGATTTCCGGTATAGTGCGCGCCGGCCTTTAACCGGGCCGCGTTTAGGTAGTGCAATTCCCCGAAGCCAGCTTCGGCTGCTCGTCCGCATAGCGGACTCTTCCTTGACGAATCTTTTCCATTCATTCGTTTTCGCAAATCCCCGCCGACAAAGCAGCCAGGGCGACTCTTGAGTCTCAACACGGCATGCGCAGCTTTGGAGCATGGGTCTTTGCGGATGCACTTAGAGGCAGACCCATGACCCAGGAAACCGGCGGCTTCGCCGCTTTTAATCTTAACCCGAATATTCTTGCAGCCGTCATCGCGACTGGCTACGAAGAGCCTTCGGCTATTCAGCAGCAATCGATCCCGATCATCATGGCCGGCCAAGACATGATTGGCCAGGCGCAAACCGGTACCGGTAAAACCGCCGCGTTCGCTCTGCCTATCCTGCACTGCATCGATCCTGCCAAGCGCGAGCCGCAAGCCCTGATCCTGGCGCCAACCCGTGAGTTGGCGCTGCAAGTAGCAACCGCTTTCGAAACCTACGCCAAGCAAATGCCAGGCGTTACCGTTGTGGCCGTTTACGGCGGCGCGCCTATGGGCCCACAACTGAAAGCAATCCGTAATGGCGCACAGATCGTTGTCGCCACCCCGGGCCGTCTGTGCGACCACCTGCGTCGCGACGAAAAAGTTCTGTCGACCGTGAACCACCTGGTTCTCGACGAAGCTGACGAAATGCTCAAGCTGGGCTTCATGGACGACTTGGAAGTCATCTTCAAGGCACTGCCAGCGACCCGTCAGACCGTATTGTTCTCGGCCACCCTGCCGCAGTCGATCCGTGCCATTGCTGAACGCCACCTGCGCGATCCGCAACACGTGAAGATCCAGACCAAGACTCAGACCGTTACCGCGATCGAACAGGCTCACCTGTTGGTTCACGCTGACCAGAAGACCTCGGCTGTATTGAGCCTGCTGGAAGTCGAAGACTTCGACGCCCTGATCATGTTCGTGCGCACCAAGCAAGCGACCCTGGACCTGGCCAGCGCCCTGGAAGCCAAAGGCTACAAAGCCGCTGCGCTGAACGGTGACATTGCCCAGAACCAACGTGAGCGTGTAATCGACTCCCTCAAGGATGGCCGTCTGGACATCGTTGTGGCGACCGACGTTGCTGCTCGTGGTCTGGACGTTCCACGTATCACTCACGTGTTCAACGTCGACATGCCTTACGATCCAGAGTCCTACGTTCACCGTATCGGCCGTACTGGTCGTGCCGGTCGCGAAGGTCGTGCGCTGCTGCTGGTGACTCCACGTGAGCGCCGCATGCTGCAAGTGATTGAGCGTGTTACCGGTCAGAAAGTTGCCGAAGTCCGCCTGCCGGACGCTCAGGCCGTTCTCGATGCCCGCATCAAGAAACTGACCAACAGCCTGTCGCCGCTGGTGGCTGACGCTGAATCGACCCACGGTGATCTGTTGGATCGCCTGACCGCCGATATCGGTTGCACCCCGCGTGCCCTGGCTGCAGCCCTGCTGCGCAAGGCTACCAACGGTCAAGCGCTGACCCTGGCTGCGATCGAGAAAGAACGTCCACTGGTACCGAACAACGCTCCACGCGGTGATCGTCCAGAGCGTTCCGGTGATCGTCCGGACCGTGGTGATCGTGAGCGTCGCGCTCCGGTTCCATTGGCCGAAGGTCGTGCTCGCTGCCGTACCGCGCTGGGCGCGCGTGACGGTATCGCTGCCAAGAACCTGTTGGGCGCAATCCTCAATGAGGGTGGCCTGGCACGTGAAGCGATTGGTCGTATCCAGGTCCGTGACAGCTTCTCCCTGGTGGAGCTGCCGGAAGATGGTTTGGAGAAGTTGCTGACCAAGCTGAAGGACACTCGCGTTGCCGGTAAGCAGCTCAAGCTGCGTCGCTATCGCGAAGATTGATCCGCTCTCGGGCTGATTGATCGAACATAAAAAATCCCCGACTGGTTCGGGGATTTTTTATGCCTGGAATTAACCAAATCGGTAAATGTCCATGCCCAGCGCGCCCATGGTGAATCCCTGGTGCGCCACACTGAACGTCCCACCCGCGCCCCTGGCGAAATAGAGTGGTAACAAATGCTCATCACTGGGATGGCTGCGCACCGCATGGGGTGCCTGGCGACGGTAGTCATGCAATGCGGCTTCATCCTGGGCCGCGAGTTTGTCGACGATCCAGTCTCGGAAATCCCGGGCCCAAGGCTCGATGCTTTCCGGGCCTGCGCGCCAGTCCAGCTCGCCAAGGTTGTGGGTGATGCTGCCTGAGCCGATCAGCAGTACGCCTTGTTCGCGCAGGCTGGCAAGTGCTCGCCCGACTCGGGTTTGCAGTGCTGGCCCCATGCGGCTGGGCAACGACACTTGTACCACTGGGATGTCGGCGTCCGGATACATCAGCGACAGCGGCACCCAGGTGCCATGGTCGAACGGGCGTTGGTTATCGATACGGGCATTCAAGCCGTCCACCGTCAGCAGTTCGACGATCTGTGCGGCCAGTTGCGGTTGGCCAGGGGCCGGGTATTGCACGGCAAACAGCTCCTGTGGAAAGCCACCGAAGTCGTGCCAGGTCTCTGGGGCCGGGTTGCCGGTAACCAGCAGTTCCTGGCTTTCCCAATGCGCTGACACCACCACAATGGCTTTGGGGCGCGGCATCTCGGCAGCCAATCGCTTGAGTGCCGGACCGCTGGCGCCGGGCTGCAGTGCGAGCATGGGCGAACCGTGAGAGATAAACAGGCTGGGAAGCATGAGCAGGGTCCTGAGGGGTAAGATGGCCCCATCTTCAATCAGATCATTGATCTAAATCTAATATAAGTTTTAGCGCTATTTGATCGAATTTTCAGGGGGGAATCATGGAGCCGAGGTTTTGGCATGAGCGTTGGGCGCGCAATCAGATTGGTTTTCATCTGTCCGAGGTGAATCCCTACCTGCCTCAACATTGGTCCGGCCTGGGCTTGGCGAATGGGGGCCGGGTGTTGGTGCCATTGTGCGGAAAAAGCCTGGATTTGTTGTGGCTGGCCAGCCAAGGGCACCGGGTTCTGGGTGTCGAGCTGTCGGAAAAAGCCATCGAAGAGTTCTTCAGCGAGCAGGGGCTTACGCCGCAGATCAGCAGGCAGGCCGTTTTCAAGGTCTATCAGGCTGGGTCTATCGAGCTGTGGTGCGGTGATTTCTTCGCCCTGGAGGCGGGAATGGTGGCCGATTGCACGGCGCTTTACGACCGTGCAGCGCTGATTGCCTTGCCTCCGTTGATGCGAGAGCAGTATGCCGCGCATTTGAACAGGGTCTTGGTAGCGGGTTGCCAGGGGATGTTGATCACCCTTGATTATGACCAGGCCCGCAAGGCAGGCCCGCCCTTTGCCGTGACCGATCAAGAGGTCCGGTTGCTCTTTGGAGGGCGTTGGCAAATGTCTGTAGTGGATGAACGGGATATTCTCGGCGAGAGCTGGAAGTTTGTGCAGGACGGCGTCACGAGCCTGGAAGAGCGGGTTTATCGATTGACCAAGACCTGAAATGCGCCCACAAAAAAGGGGCGATTCAATCGCCCCTTTCTGTATTGCTGCGGACTATCAGCCCCGACGACGCAGGGCGTCGATCCGCTCTTCCAGCGGCGGGTGGCTCATGAACATGCGAGCCAGGCCTTGCTTGACGCCACCGTTGATGCCGAAGGCGTTCAGGGTGTCGGGCATGTGCACTGGCAGGCCCTGTTCGGAGCGCAGGCGCTGCAGAGCACCGATCATCGCATTGGTGCCCGCCAGGCGCGCACCGGCTTCGTCAGCACGGAACTCCCGTTTGCGCGAGAACCACATCACGATCGAGCTGGCGAGGAAGCCCAATACCAGTTCGGCGAAGATCGTTGCTACATAGTAGGCAATACCCTGACCACCTTCGTTCTTGAAGATCACCTTGTCGACGAAGTTGCCGATGATTCGAGCGAAGAACATCACGAAGGTGTTCACCACGCCCTGAACCAGCGCCAGGGTGACCATGTCACCATTGGCCACGTGGCCGATTTCGTGGGCCAGCACGGCCTTGACTTCGTCGGGCGAGAAACGCTCCAGCAAGCCCTGGCTAACGGCTACAAGAGCATCGTTCTTGTTCCAGCCGGTGGCGAAGGCATTGGCTTCATAAGCCGGGAAGATCCCGACCTCGGGCATCTTGAT is a genomic window of Pseudomonas sp. ADAK18 containing:
- a CDS encoding crotonase/enoyl-CoA hydratase family protein encodes the protein MNQASSSRVSREQQGHVLLLGLDRVAKRNAFDLELLNELSLAYGEFDRNDDARVAVVFGHGDHFTAGLDLASVGQTMAQGWQPPLGGCDPWGVFAGPRVSKPVIVAAQGYCLTIGIELMLAADINLCASNTRFAQMEVQRGIFPFGGATLRFHQIAGWGNAMRWLLTGDEFDAHEALRLGLVQEVMASEDLLPRALELANRIARQAPLGVQATLMSARQARIEGETAAAAGLPVLVEKLLNSEDAKEGVRAMIEKRPGVFKGL
- a CDS encoding spermidine synthase, whose amino-acid sequence is MTEERVERLLAEVHDDFGMIRVLEVADYRFLEFGDAIEQSCVFTADPSWLEYDYTRAMLIGALCHEQPESALFLGLGAGTLTQACLKFLPLEDVEAIELRPDVPRLAIEFLGLDDDPRLYIRVGDALQLLETAEPADLIFVDLYTDVGPGVGHLAWTFLENCQKKLNPGGWLVINQWATDDGKPLGAALLRGLYHRHYWELPVKEGNVILIVPADLDQELDLAALSARAEDLAPRLGYSLQSLIKAIRPAT
- a CDS encoding thiopurine S-methyltransferase: MEPRFWHERWARNQIGFHLSEVNPYLPQHWSGLGLANGGRVLVPLCGKSLDLLWLASQGHRVLGVELSEKAIEEFFSEQGLTPQISRQAVFKVYQAGSIELWCGDFFALEAGMVADCTALYDRAALIALPPLMREQYAAHLNRVLVAGCQGMLITLDYDQARKAGPPFAVTDQEVRLLFGGRWQMSVVDERDILGESWKFVQDGVTSLEERVYRLTKT
- a CDS encoding DEAD/DEAH box helicase → MTQETGGFAAFNLNPNILAAVIATGYEEPSAIQQQSIPIIMAGQDMIGQAQTGTGKTAAFALPILHCIDPAKREPQALILAPTRELALQVATAFETYAKQMPGVTVVAVYGGAPMGPQLKAIRNGAQIVVATPGRLCDHLRRDEKVLSTVNHLVLDEADEMLKLGFMDDLEVIFKALPATRQTVLFSATLPQSIRAIAERHLRDPQHVKIQTKTQTVTAIEQAHLLVHADQKTSAVLSLLEVEDFDALIMFVRTKQATLDLASALEAKGYKAAALNGDIAQNQRERVIDSLKDGRLDIVVATDVAARGLDVPRITHVFNVDMPYDPESYVHRIGRTGRAGREGRALLLVTPRERRMLQVIERVTGQKVAEVRLPDAQAVLDARIKKLTNSLSPLVADAESTHGDLLDRLTADIGCTPRALAAALLRKATNGQALTLAAIEKERPLVPNNAPRGDRPERSGDRPDRGDRERRAPVPLAEGRARCRTALGARDGIAAKNLLGAILNEGGLAREAIGRIQVRDSFSLVELPEDGLEKLLTKLKDTRVAGKQLKLRRYRED
- a CDS encoding class II 3-deoxy-7-phosphoheptulonate synthase, translated to MSQPWSPDSWRALPIQQQPQYPDAAHLLRVEQTLASYPPLVFAGEARELRRQFAEVSNGRAFLLQGGDCAESFAEFSAAKIRDTFKVLLQMAVVMTFAAGCPVVKVGRMAGQFAKPRSANDEIIDGVTLPAYRGDIVNGIGFDEKSRGPDPERLLQSYHQSTATLNLLRAFAQGGFADLHQVHKWNLDFIANSALAEKYSQLADRIDETLAFMRACGMDSSPQLRETSFFTAHEALLLNFEQAFVRRDSLTNDYYDCSAHMLWIGDRTRQLEGAHVEFLRGVNNPIGVKVGPSMKPEDLIRLIDILNPDNDPGRLNLIARMGANKVGDHLPNLIRAVQREGKQVLWSSDPMHGNTIKASSGYKTRDFAQILSEVKEFFQVHQAEGTYAGGIHIEMTGQNVTECIGGARPITEDGLSDRYHTHCDPRMNADQSLELAFLIAETLKQVKR
- a CDS encoding class III extradiol ring-cleavage dioxygenase, encoding MLPSLFISHGSPMLALQPGASGPALKRLAAEMPRPKAIVVVSAHWESQELLVTGNPAPETWHDFGGFPQELFAVQYPAPGQPQLAAQIVELLTVDGLNARIDNQRPFDHGTWVPLSLMYPDADIPVVQVSLPSRMGPALQTRVGRALASLREQGVLLIGSGSITHNLGELDWRAGPESIEPWARDFRDWIVDKLAAQDEAALHDYRRQAPHAVRSHPSDEHLLPLYFARGAGGTFSVAHQGFTMGALGMDIYRFG